The DNA sequence ACGGTAATATCAGGGAGAGACGTAAACATCCTGTTAGGAATCGTCTCCTATCTCTCGGTGGTGTAGCGGCTGGCGCGGTTATGTCCGTCACCGGAGCTGGCGTCGCAGTTACCGACTCGGTGCCACCTCCGCCTGATAAACCGGTTGTGCGAGTATTTGATCCGAGTATAGTTTGGACTGACAATCCACAGGTGACGGCTAGTCGTCAAGCGGATAATCTCGAGCTAAAACAGGAGTGCATGAATAGCAAATTCCTCACGATAGATTTTAGTGGTACGGGTATGGAGACAAGTCACTATTCGGCGGGACTCAAAAATGCAAGTATTAAAAAGCTCGGTGGTTGCTCGCTCTATCTATGGTATGGGCAAAAACATGACAATGATGCTAATGTCGAGGCGATCGAGACAGCCGTAGAGGAACTAACCCCGCCAGGTCAGTCCAAGAAGGTTATCTTTCGTGCCGCTAGTTTCGGTGGGATTGCCGCTGAGGCTGCGGCGGCGCATCCTACTATCAAAGACTCGAAAGTGATCGACCTGGCCGGCATTATCATGGAGGATAGTCCACATGATATGGAAGATGTAGAATACAGTATCCTAGGCGTACCATTTCGTGAAATTGCAAAGTATATTAACTTCGCTGAGCTACCTTATTTCGTAGAGCATAATCATCTCGGGGTGGTTACTGCTGCTGTCAAAGGTCAAAACGATATGGGCAAAATCGGTAATCAGACCGAGTGGGGCTATACCTGGAACAATATCAAAAAGACGTGGCCGCCACTGATGTGGTCCGAGCTGGCTGGGATCGATCGTGGCATGGTGGATTATAACCCCGCCGTGCCAGTTGTGTATATGCAATCTAATATTGATGATACCGTCAACGGTACACAGGCTATAGCTAAAATCCAGCAAGCTATTCCGAAACTAAGAGTTGTTCATCTGGCGTATGAAGGCCTTGCCATGAAACATGCTCCTAGTTGGCTCAGTGAGGCACAGCCGTACTCGAGCAGCTCGTACGAGGAGGAGACAAAGGCTTTACTAGACGGTACGGTTAGATAATCAATTTTGCGGTTAGTTTCTCTAGTGGTATAATAACTAATAATATGTCCTTATCAACCAGCAGCTACAAAGGCACGCGCGACCTCTATCCTGAGGATATGAGAGTGCGTAACTATATATTCAGTAAATGGCGTCAAGTTGTTGAAAGCTTTGGCTACGAAGAATACGACGCCCCGATGCTAGAGCCATTAGAGCTCTACGCTGCTAAATCTGGCCAGGAGATCGTCAATGACCAAACCTACCGATTTACCGATCGCGGTGAGCGTGAAGTAGCTATTCGGCCCGAAATGACACCGAGCGTGGCTCGTATGGTGGCGGCGCGGCGCCAGGAAATAGCGCTACCAGCGCGACTTTATTCTATCAGTAACTTTATGCGCTATGAACGACCACAAAAGGGTCGCGAGCGCGAATTTTGGCAATTGAATTTTGACCTCTTTGGCGTCGAAGGTATCAAGGCTGACATTGAGATCTTGAGCCTATCGAGTGCTGTCGTAAAATCTTTTAATGCTACTGATGATATGTTTACAATTCGTATCAGCGATCGTCAGTGGATCGACTTTGTGATGCGCAGCTATCTCGGTCTAGATGAAACTCGATCTCTTGCCATGGTTAAACTATTCGATCGTTTCGAAAAGATGGATAGAAGTAGCTTTAACGAGCAAGCTGCCGACATCTTTGGCGCAGACGATGCGACTGACGGTATCAACAAGATCAATAGCCTACTAGTCAGTAACATTGAAGATTTACCAGCCGAAGTTCGTGGTGCAGAGTTCGCATCGATCCGAGTAGTTATCGAAGAGCTGGCGAAACGTGGCGTCACGAATGTAACATTTGACCCAACACTGATGCGTGGTTTCGACTATTACACCGGTATTGTATTTGAGATTTTTGACGAAGCCCCGGAGAACCGGCGTGCTATGTTTGGCGGCGGGCGCTATGATGGTCTGGTCGGACTGTTCGGTGTCGAAGATTTGCCTGTAGTTGGTGCGGCTCCGGGCGAAACGATGTTTGTAGAATTCCTGGTTGCCCATGATCTATTGCCGAATTTACAGCCAACGCCACAGGTCACAGTTCTCGAGCTAGGTGATGCTGACAGTTCGAGCGTCGTTACCGAATTGCGCACTAATGGTATTCGAGTCGCGGTAGACTTTACTAATCGCAAGCTAGACAGGAAAATCAAAGCCGCCGTCAAAGCAGGCGTATCCTATGTGATGTTCGTGGGTAATGACGAACTCACTAGCGGTAATTTCCCGCTGAAAAACCTCGTTAACGGCGAGCAAAACACCCTAGATCTAGAGCAAATCATCGTCACGGTATCGAGCTAAATTTGGTCGAGACACGCCTTCTATGATACAATCATCAGATTATGAAACATACCCGCAAAGACGTATCAGAGAGCAAAATTGAATATCAAATCACAGTAGCCGCCGAGGACGTAGCGAAGCATCACCGCGCTGCCGTGAGTAAACTAGCGCGCGACGTCAAAGTCGCTGGTTTTCGCGCTGGTCATGTACCACCAGAGGTCGCAGAAAAGCATATTGATCCGAGCGCGCTGGCTGACGAGTCTGTTAATCGCGCTATTAACGGTGCGTTAGTCGAGTTGATTGAGCTAGATCAGATTCAGTTGCTCGACCAGCCAGACATTTCTGTTACCAAATTTGTACCAGGTCAGACGCTAGAATTCAAGGCGACTGTCGAGATTGTCCCGCCGGTCAAATTAGCTGATCCAGCCAAATTAAAAACCAAGAAATCTGCCGTTAAAATCGACGCCGATGAGGTTGACGAGGTGATTAACCGCATTCGCAATGACGCTGCCGAAAAAGTTACTATCAAACGCGCCGCGGAATCAGGCGATGAGGCCATTATTAATTTCGATGGCAAAGACAAGGACGGCAAATCGATCGAAGGTGCCAAAGGTGATGATTACGCACTGAAACTCGGCTCGAACAGCTTTATTCCAGGGTTCGAAGAGGGTATTGTAGGCCACAAAGCGGGTGACATATTCGACCTGCCGCTGGTTTTTCCTAAAGATTATGGTGCAAAACATCTCGCTGGCGCCAAGGTTAATTTCCATATCGAGGTCAAAGAAATCAAGGAAATCAAACTACCTGAGCTAGATGACACATTTGCCGCTTCGATCGCCCCAGATTTCAAAACTGTCGATGATCTGAAAAAGGATATCCGCAGCGAGCTAGAGACCCGCGCCGCATATGACGTCGAGCAGAAATTCAAAGATGACCTATTAGACGAGCTGACCGAGAAATCCAAAGTACCAACTCCCGAGATTTTGGTCACAGATCAGCTAACTTCGCTCGAACGCAATTTTGCCCAGAATCTGATGTATCGCGGTATGACTGTCGAACAATATCTCGAGGGCGAAAACCTAACGCACGACGAATGGACGAAAAAGGAACTGCGACCAGCCGCCGAGAAACGAGTTCGTAACAGTCTCGTCATGGCACAGTTAACACGTGACTGGGATGTGACGGTTAGCGAAGATGAAGTGGTCGCCCAGCAAGCTAAAGTGGTCGCCCAGTATAACGATCCTAGTCTCAGGCAGCGATTTGAGTCTGATGAAGCCAAGCGACAGCTAGCTCAGCAACTCATAGCTGACAAAACGCTCACCAAATTAGCAGAACTCAATAGCAAATAAGTTTGCGGTAAGGTAACAGATGCAACTAGCACTCTTGACACGTGAGTGCTAGTTAGCTACAATGGTTTTATGACAAAACCTAGTAGTTTATTGATCCCAACCGTGCTCGAAAAGTCTTATGATGGGGAGCGTGCCTATGATATCTATTCGCGACTCCTCAAAGACCGAATTATCTTTATTGGTGACGAAATCAACGATCAGACAGCTAATCTGGTTGTAGCGCAATTGCTTTTTCTAGCCAGCGAGGATGACAGCAAGGATATCAATCTCTATATCAATAGTCCGGGCGGTAGTGTTTATGACGGCCTGGCGATTTACGACACGATGAACTTTATTAAACCGGATGTCGCGACGTTCGGCATCGGTTTGCAGGCCTCGATGGCCGCGGTGTTGCTCGCGAGCGGCGCCAAAGGTAAACGCCACATGTTGCCGCATGCCAAAACTATGATCCACCAGCCGCGCGGTGGCACCGAGGGCGTCATGACCGACATGGAGATTTCTTTGCGCGAAGGCCTCGACATCAAAAAGACCTTATCAACCATTATGGCGCATAACACCGGTCAGAAACTCGACAAAGTTACAGCTGACATGGAGCGAGATTTTTGGATGAGCGCCGAAGATGCCAAAAAATACGGCATTATCGACAAAGTCGTGACGGTTCGGTCGTAAAGTACGAGTGAAATTATAATCAAAAAGTGTTGCACTGGGCCGCAATCTTTGCTATAATAGCTGGCAATGAAGTAGTGTAAGTCTGTTCCTGGTGACTCGCCGTGGCTGGTGAGTTGTATTCGGGTTAGACCCTTTGCGCCACACTACCGCAAAGTGTCGTATCTGAACCAGGCGGAATTAGTTCCTTCTAAAAAGGCCAAGAGTCAAGGTAGTAAAGGATAAAGGAGCAAGCGCGTGGCAAAAACCGTTACGAACGGCGCCGACTCGGCGACCAAAGTCAATGGCATTACAAAACGAAAATATTTCACTCCGCAACACAAAGTTCTGGATTTGCCAGATCTAGCGGAACATCTAAAAAAATCATGGCAACAGTTCGTCCAGGACGACCTAGGCGAAATTTTTGCCGAGCTAAATCCGATCGAGGATTACACTGGTCAGAAACTATCGCTATCTTTCACTGATTATCGATTCGATGATCCAAAAGTCAGCGATCGCGAAGCGATGAGCAATAACGTTAGCTTTGAGGCGCCGCTCTATGCCAATATCGAACTAACCAACAAGACGACTGGTGAGGTCAAAACGAGCGAACTGTATCTTGGCGATTATCCATGGATGACCGACCGCGGTACGTTTATTATCAATGGTAGCGAACGCGTAGTGGTCAGCCAGCTGATTCGTAGCGCTGGTGTATTTTTCACCGCTGATCGAATCGGCGATCGCAACTATTACGGCGCAAAATTGATCCCAGGTCGTGGTGCTTGGTTAGAGTTTGAGACCGCCGCGAGCGGTGCAATCTTTGTCAAGATCGATCGCCGCCGCAAAATCGCTGTGACCACTCTGTTGCGAGCTCTCGGTTACAGCACCAACACTGCCCTCAAAGACCTATTCAAAGACATCGACACTGGCGATACCAAATATATTGACGCTACCATCGACAAAGATGCGAGCCGTGGCACCAACGAAGCCCTGATTGAAGTCTTTCGCAAGATTCGTCCTGGCGATCTCGCGACGGTTGATAACGCCAAGCAAATGGTCGAGCGCATGTTCTTTGATTTCAAACGTTTCGACGTCAGCCGCGTCGGCCGTTACAAAATCAACCAACGCCTCGGTTTTGACGCCGCTAATACGCCGGAGAACCGCGTACTGCGTCTCGAAGATCTAACCGCTATCGTCGCCGAGATTATCCGCCTCAATAACACGCAAGATCCAGCCGATGACATCGACGCTTTCCATAACCGCCGCGTCAAAATGGTCGGTGAATTGGTCGGTCGTCAGTTCCGTGTTGGTATGCTCCGCATGGATCGCAACGTTCGCGACCGCATGAGTGTGGCCGATATCGACAGTGTCACTCCAGCTCAGCTCGTTAATGCTCGTCCGATTGTGGCAGCTGTTCGTGAGTTCTTTGCCTCGAGCCAGCTATCCCAGTTCATGGATCAGGCTAACCCGATGAGCGAACTGTCACACAAACGGCGCCTGTCGTCAATGGGTCCTGGTGGTTTGACTCGCGAACGTGCCGGCATCGAGGTGCGTGACGTTCATCCGACTCACTATTCTCGCATCTGTATCGTGGAAACTCCAGAAGGCGCGAACGTCGGTCTGGTGCTGAACCTAGCTTCATATGCTAGAGTCAACGAATACGGCTTTATCGAAGCACCATACGCCAAGGTCAAAAACGGCAAAGTGACCAACGAAGTTGTCTATCTCGACAGCTTGACCGAGGAAAAGGAAATCATCGCCGAAAGCTCAACCGAACTAAACAAAGATGGCACTTTCAAGAACGAACGCGTTGACGTACGCCGCAACTTGCGACCAGAAACTGCCGACGCCAGCGAAGTTACCTATATGGACGTTAGCCGCACCCAGGTGATCGGCACGACAGCCGCCCTGATTCCGTTCCTAGAAAAGAACCGCATCGACCGCAACTTGATGGGCTCAAACATGCAACGCCAGGCCGTTCCGCTGATTCGACCGAGTGTCCCAGTGGTTGGTACCGGTATCGAGCATGACGTAGCGCGTAACATGTCAGAGCTGATTACCGCCGAAGAAGACGGCGAAGTGATCCGCGCCGACGCCGATGAGGTCCAGGTTAAATATAGCGCCAAAGATATTCGCGCTTATCAGCCGATGCACTTTGTCAAATCAAACGAAGATCGTTCATTCAACCAGCGCGTTGTCGTCAATCGTGGCGACAAAGTCGTCAAAGGCCAGCCATTGATCGAAGGTGCTTCGATCGCTGATGGCGAATTGGCTCTCGGTCGCGATATGTTGGTCGCCTACATGCCATGGAAAGGCTACAATATGGAC is a window from the Candidatus Saccharibacteria bacterium genome containing:
- a CDS encoding ATP-dependent Clp protease proteolytic subunit; translated protein: MIPTVLEKSYDGERAYDIYSRLLKDRIIFIGDEINDQTANLVVAQLLFLASEDDSKDINLYINSPGGSVYDGLAIYDTMNFIKPDVATFGIGLQASMAAVLLASGAKGKRHMLPHAKTMIHQPRGGTEGVMTDMEISLREGLDIKKTLSTIMAHNTGQKLDKVTADMERDFWMSAEDAKKYGIIDKVVTVRS
- a CDS encoding DNA-directed RNA polymerase subunit beta; translated protein: MTKRKYFTPQHKVLDLPDLAEHLKKSWQQFVQDDLGEIFAELNPIEDYTGQKLSLSFTDYRFDDPKVSDREAMSNNVSFEAPLYANIELTNKTTGEVKTSELYLGDYPWMTDRGTFIINGSERVVVSQLIRSAGVFFTADRIGDRNYYGAKLIPGRGAWLEFETAASGAIFVKIDRRRKIAVTTLLRALGYSTNTALKDLFKDIDTGDTKYIDATIDKDASRGTNEALIEVFRKIRPGDLATVDNAKQMVERMFFDFKRFDVSRVGRYKINQRLGFDAANTPENRVLRLEDLTAIVAEIIRLNNTQDPADDIDAFHNRRVKMVGELVGRQFRVGMLRMDRNVRDRMSVADIDSVTPAQLVNARPIVAAVREFFASSQLSQFMDQANPMSELSHKRRLSSMGPGGLTRERAGIEVRDVHPTHYSRICIVETPEGANVGLVLNLASYARVNEYGFIEAPYAKVKNGKVTNEVVYLDSLTEEKEIIAESSTELNKDGTFKNERVDVRRNLRPETADASEVTYMDVSRTQVIGTTAALIPFLEKNRIDRNLMGSNMQRQAVPLIRPSVPVVGTGIEHDVARNMSELITAEEDGEVIRADADEVQVKYSAKDIRAYQPMHFVKSNEDRSFNQRVVVNRGDKVVKGQPLIEGASIADGELALGRDMLVAYMPWKGYNMDDSIIISRRLVEDDELTNINITSSMVEIRDTKLGPEIVTRDIPNVGEEALRHLDERGVVTVGSEVKAGDVLVGKITPKGEQELSSEERLLRAIFGEKAKDVRDTSHRVGRAEGGKVVAVKIFDRESGHELKAGVLQQIEIFIAQTRKIQVGDKLAGRYGNKGVVARVLPVEDMPFMDDGTSVDMILNPLGVPSRMNLGQLFEVHIGMAARALGYKVASPGFDGIPREAIVEELKKAGLPEDGKVQLFDGRTGEAFQEKTTVGNMYMIKLHHMVADKIHARSTGPYTMVTQQPLGGKAQNGGQRFGEMEVWALEAYGAATTLQEMLTIKSDDVKGRAKAYESIIKNMPIEGPDVPEGFKVLVKELQGLGLRVDMVEDNELQDAENLVVARGTGGKLDETTDTEIVDVASEMVGDEADEGGEIELGDGAHIVETDESGFAEEVEDVEVTEPELDEDTATNDDEEEDA
- a CDS encoding histidine--tRNA ligase, with product MSLSTSSYKGTRDLYPEDMRVRNYIFSKWRQVVESFGYEEYDAPMLEPLELYAAKSGQEIVNDQTYRFTDRGEREVAIRPEMTPSVARMVAARRQEIALPARLYSISNFMRYERPQKGREREFWQLNFDLFGVEGIKADIEILSLSSAVVKSFNATDDMFTIRISDRQWIDFVMRSYLGLDETRSLAMVKLFDRFEKMDRSSFNEQAADIFGADDATDGINKINSLLVSNIEDLPAEVRGAEFASIRVVIEELAKRGVTNVTFDPTLMRGFDYYTGIVFEIFDEAPENRRAMFGGGRYDGLVGLFGVEDLPVVGAAPGETMFVEFLVAHDLLPNLQPTPQVTVLELGDADSSSVVTELRTNGIRVAVDFTNRKLDRKIKAAVKAGVSYVMFVGNDELTSGNFPLKNLVNGEQNTLDLEQIIVTVSS
- the tig gene encoding trigger factor, with translation MKHTRKDVSESKIEYQITVAAEDVAKHHRAAVSKLARDVKVAGFRAGHVPPEVAEKHIDPSALADESVNRAINGALVELIELDQIQLLDQPDISVTKFVPGQTLEFKATVEIVPPVKLADPAKLKTKKSAVKIDADEVDEVINRIRNDAAEKVTIKRAAESGDEAIINFDGKDKDGKSIEGAKGDDYALKLGSNSFIPGFEEGIVGHKAGDIFDLPLVFPKDYGAKHLAGAKVNFHIEVKEIKEIKLPELDDTFAASIAPDFKTVDDLKKDIRSELETRAAYDVEQKFKDDLLDELTEKSKVPTPEILVTDQLTSLERNFAQNLMYRGMTVEQYLEGENLTHDEWTKKELRPAAEKRVRNSLVMAQLTRDWDVTVSEDEVVAQQAKVVAQYNDPSLRQRFESDEAKRQLAQQLIADKTLTKLAELNSK